In the genome of Chaetodon auriga isolate fChaAug3 chromosome 15, fChaAug3.hap1, whole genome shotgun sequence, one region contains:
- the dpf2 gene encoding zinc finger protein ubi-d4 isoform X1 has translation MAAVVENVVKLLGEQYYRDAMEQCHNYNARLCAERSVRMPFLDSQTGVAQSNCYIWMEKRHRGPGMAPGQLYTYPSRRWRKKRRSHPPEDPRLIFPPVKTEVEIGLKKDAVLSADGSSLEALLKGDSLEKRTTAELRGSEEDSNQSDYTGGLNPAARIRKRILEPDDFLDDLDDEDYEEDTPKRRGKGKGKGRGVGSTRKKLDTAALEDRDKPYACDNTIKQKHISKSSERVCGKRYKNRPGLSYHYAHSHLAEEEGEEKEEMEISEPALPLPEEPKTPKKGPDGLALPNNYCDFCLGDSKTNHKTGQSEELVSCSDCGRSGHPSCLQFTPAMMAAVKTYRWQCIECKCCNMCGTSENDDQLLFCDDCDRGYHMYCLNPPMSEPPEGSWSCHLCLDLLKDKASIYQNQNAPPS, from the exons ATGGCAGCTGTTGTTGAGAATGTTGTCAAACT GCTGGGAGAGCAGTACTACAGAGATGCCATGGAGCAATGTCATAACTACAATGCCAGGCTCTGTGCCGAGAGGAGCGTCCGAATGCCGTTCCTCGACTCTCAGACCGGTGTGGCTCAGAGCAACTGCTATATTTGGAtggaaaagagacacagaggaccAG GCATGGCTCCAGGGCAGCTCTACACCTATCCATccaggagatggaggaagaaacGGCGATCTCATCCTCCAGAGGACCCCCGACTTATCTTTCCTCCTGTCAAGACAG AGGTAGAGATTGGCCTGAAGAAGGATGCTGTGTTATCAGCGGATGGCAGCAGCCTGGAGGCCCTCCTGAAGGGCGACTCCTTGGAAAAACGGACCACAGCAGAGCTCCGTGGGTCTGAGGAGGATTCAAACCAGAGTGACTACACCGGAGGCCTCAACCCAGCTGCTCGCATCAGAAAG AGAATCCTCGAGCCAGATGACTTCCTGGATGACCTGGATGATGAAGACTATGAGGAAGACACGCCTAAAAGAAGAGGCAAAGGGAAGGGAAAG GGTCGAGGAGTGGGCAGTACCCGCAAGAAGCTGGATACAGCAGcactggaggacagagacaagCCGTACGCCTGTGACA aCACTATCAAACAAAAGCATATTTCAAAATCTTCTGAAAGAG TCTGTGGGAAGCGCTACAAGAACCGTCCCGGCCTGAGCTACCACTACGCCCACTCCCAcctggctgaggaggagggtgaggagaaggaagagatggagatCAGCGAGCCTGCCCTGCCACTGCCAGAGGAGCCGAAAA CCCCAAAGAAAGGCCCAGACGGTCTCGCGTTGCCTAATAATTACTGTGACTTCTGCCTGGGAGACTCCAAAACCAATCACAAGACTGGCCAGTCAGAAGAGCTGGTGTCCTGCTCTGACTGTGGACGCTCAG GCCACCCCTCCTGCCTGCAGTTCACTCCTGCAATGATGGCCGCTGTGAAGACGTACCGCTGGCAGTGCATAGAGTGCAAGTGCTGCAACATGTGTGGCACCTCAGAGAATGAC GATCAGCTTCTGTTCTGTGATGACTGTGATAGAGGCTATCACATGTATTGTCTCAACCCACCCATGTCTGAACCACCAGAGG GGAGCTGGAGCTGTCATCTATGCCTGGACCTCTTGAAAGACAAGGCATCCATATACCAGAACCAGAACGCCCCACCATCGTGA
- the dpf2 gene encoding zinc finger protein ubi-d4 isoform X2: MAAVVENVVKLLGEQYYRDAMEQCHNYNARLCAERSVRMPFLDSQTGVAQSNCYIWMEKRHRGPGMAPGQLYTYPSRRWRKKRRSHPPEDPRLIFPPVKTEVEIGLKKDAVLSADGSSLEALLKGDSLEKRTTAELRGSEEDSNQSDYTGGLNPAARIRKRILEPDDFLDDLDDEDYEEDTPKRRGKGKGKGRGVGSTRKKLDTAALEDRDKPYACDICGKRYKNRPGLSYHYAHSHLAEEEGEEKEEMEISEPALPLPEEPKTPKKGPDGLALPNNYCDFCLGDSKTNHKTGQSEELVSCSDCGRSGHPSCLQFTPAMMAAVKTYRWQCIECKCCNMCGTSENDDQLLFCDDCDRGYHMYCLNPPMSEPPEGSWSCHLCLDLLKDKASIYQNQNAPPS; the protein is encoded by the exons ATGGCAGCTGTTGTTGAGAATGTTGTCAAACT GCTGGGAGAGCAGTACTACAGAGATGCCATGGAGCAATGTCATAACTACAATGCCAGGCTCTGTGCCGAGAGGAGCGTCCGAATGCCGTTCCTCGACTCTCAGACCGGTGTGGCTCAGAGCAACTGCTATATTTGGAtggaaaagagacacagaggaccAG GCATGGCTCCAGGGCAGCTCTACACCTATCCATccaggagatggaggaagaaacGGCGATCTCATCCTCCAGAGGACCCCCGACTTATCTTTCCTCCTGTCAAGACAG AGGTAGAGATTGGCCTGAAGAAGGATGCTGTGTTATCAGCGGATGGCAGCAGCCTGGAGGCCCTCCTGAAGGGCGACTCCTTGGAAAAACGGACCACAGCAGAGCTCCGTGGGTCTGAGGAGGATTCAAACCAGAGTGACTACACCGGAGGCCTCAACCCAGCTGCTCGCATCAGAAAG AGAATCCTCGAGCCAGATGACTTCCTGGATGACCTGGATGATGAAGACTATGAGGAAGACACGCCTAAAAGAAGAGGCAAAGGGAAGGGAAAG GGTCGAGGAGTGGGCAGTACCCGCAAGAAGCTGGATACAGCAGcactggaggacagagacaagCCGTACGCCTGTGACA TCTGTGGGAAGCGCTACAAGAACCGTCCCGGCCTGAGCTACCACTACGCCCACTCCCAcctggctgaggaggagggtgaggagaaggaagagatggagatCAGCGAGCCTGCCCTGCCACTGCCAGAGGAGCCGAAAA CCCCAAAGAAAGGCCCAGACGGTCTCGCGTTGCCTAATAATTACTGTGACTTCTGCCTGGGAGACTCCAAAACCAATCACAAGACTGGCCAGTCAGAAGAGCTGGTGTCCTGCTCTGACTGTGGACGCTCAG GCCACCCCTCCTGCCTGCAGTTCACTCCTGCAATGATGGCCGCTGTGAAGACGTACCGCTGGCAGTGCATAGAGTGCAAGTGCTGCAACATGTGTGGCACCTCAGAGAATGAC GATCAGCTTCTGTTCTGTGATGACTGTGATAGAGGCTATCACATGTATTGTCTCAACCCACCCATGTCTGAACCACCAGAGG GGAGCTGGAGCTGTCATCTATGCCTGGACCTCTTGAAAGACAAGGCATCCATATACCAGAACCAGAACGCCCCACCATCGTGA